In Penaeus monodon isolate SGIC_2016 chromosome 7, NSTDA_Pmon_1, whole genome shotgun sequence, the genomic stretch GTTTCCTGTTTCAGAAGTCTTCAGTAAATAATACTCGTGTTGAGTCTTGATTTACCAACTTGATAGAAAAAGGCTTATTACTACAGTTCACATGGAAAAATATCCCATgttttagtgagggaaagttcAATTTCTAGAAAATTTATATTCACTGAAAAGTATTAACCGATGAGATACGatgtttccgaaaaaaaaaaagatgaagaaaagaaaaatgttctgACCAGTATTTTTCATTACCCATTAGATCTTTATCTTCTGCATTGGCCTGATGTACCTTCAAGTGTGAGTGACAGAAACCGCCTTTTGCAAGAAACATGGCGGACACTAGAGGTAAGCCTGACTTGTTACTTTTGCATATCATTTAACTCTTTAAATTGTTACAGACCCGTAAGTAGTTATAAGTATAtttgttactatatattttattatatatcatgcaaTATTGGAAATCAGTCATTTTCAGATGAGGATGTagtatttacattttaattattgattaattttaCTAATTCTTGGAAAAATATGTGTGATACAGAAGAATTTGTAATTCGTCTATACATTGTGTAGAGATCCatatctgttgtttgttttttttcttgtggataaaatgataaatcaatatactttatttactttggcaatgtatttgtaatatttatttgatCACAGGTTCACTTTGAAGAATTCTTGGGCAGGTTACATTGTTGATCAATATTAAGCATTATACCAGTACAAGAGTGAGTGTGACAGTGTGAGAGTAATAGTAcccaagaatggaaaaaagtgtGTTTGAATGAGTATGTGTTTGCAATTGTGCATCTGGAAGTATGTGTATTTCTCTCAGTTATATAATGTTGCCATGTTCTCACATATATTGGAAACGCATCAGGTGTTGCTGGATGAGGAACGTGTGAGAGCCATTGGGGTCAGCAACTTCCTTGAACGACACCTTGATGTGATTCTTGAGGAATGTTCCGTGGTTCCTCACATCAACCAGTGTGAGTTCCATCCATTCAATAACCCCAAGCAATTGCGAGAATATTGTGCTGAAAGGAAAATACAATTTGAGGTGAGAATTTGTATcatttgttgaattttttttcagattatatgTAAGAGAAACAAATATGAATCGGACTCTTTTTAGTTACATGAATAATTAGTGGCGTCTTGAAAATTTGGTTTATCTTTTAAAGATCTATATAGTGGTGGGTCTCTTCAGATTTATACCACATATATGTAGTGGTTAAAAAGTAAGGAGCATGATATTTTTCCAGGATATAGGTCAGGCATCTGTTGCAAAAACAGACTTTACTCgaaatatgtattttctttatagGATTGTCATTGTGCATCATTCTGTGGATCTaatttataaatcttatatatttgaAGGTAATATGTAAACATTATTCATGAAAAGAAGTTCATTTGGTGCCCCAGGGTTATTCCCCTCTAGCAAAAGGTTATGCTCTTGCGGACTCTACGGTGAAAGCTATTGCTAAACTTCATAGACGGAGCCCATCACAGGTTCTGCTAAGGTGGTCTCTGCAGAGCAGGGTTCCTGCTATACCAAAATCAACCAAAGTGCAGCGGGTGATGGAAAATGCCCaggtatttttatttgtgtagGCTTTTTTCTGGAAGAATGTAGCATATGATTTGGGTGTGATTTTCTAAAAGTGTTAAATTGTGAATTCAGTACTACAACCagcttttttatcatatatatttgtttaactaGCTGTAGTTCTGTTCAATATTAGAAAGTTTGATTCATCTTTCGGGATACCTTAATGTTcactgtaatagaaaaaaaaaaaaatcatgttttgatACTTGCcacatctttttgtttgtttatttttctgaaaaTACACAGCTAGATCATATTGCTACTCTACTTCTATTACTTACTAGATAAGTTTTACAGTTTAAgcagcttttctttcttttatacttgGTTTGAAAAATGTCAAAAACCTTCTTTTGATTTTAGGGTTACTGTCCGCTAGGTAATGGACAAATTCTCGCGGacccaaaaattaaagaaattgcaGAGAGGCATAACAGATCCCCAGCTCAGGTTCTCATTCGCTGGAATCTCCACAATAGAGTTGTATGCATCCCAAAATCAACCAGGGAGCACAGGGTCAAAGAGAACTCAGAGGTAGAAATTTGAGTGTGTGGAGGCTTTGGTGTGTCTAGGCTGAATTTACCCCATTTACAAGGCATTTGCAAGGGAGAGGATTCAAATACATTTTCTACAGAAAAAGTGTGTGGTGAAAGAGAATGCAATTCAgtgtatttttcttctatttatcagtATCTTAATATTCTGcttgtttggaaaaaaatagagagagaaactatatacataaaactcTTGTTCAAATTCACATTTTcgaagtatatgatatatgttttgaaaCGTTTAAAAGTAAATGTTGATGTAatatcttgatattattattgaaccCCAGTGTCTCCTGAGTACACAGTAGTTCATGAGTATATGTAGTTAAAATGTTTCTAATCCATGTATGGTGGTAAATATACTCGTTTGTAAGAAATAGACTCCTGTATTGTAATATTAGAGAATTTATTTGAATCCAAACATTCTCTTCCAAACCAAGTGAAAAATCATCTTAGTATACCTAAAGCATGGCTTTATAAATAACCTGCAATAGCACTAACAATAGTAGTGATTTTTATCTTGATATATAACAGATTACTTATGGTAGTATTTACATACTTTTACCCTTGCAGGTGTTTGATTTTGTTCTGCACCAAAAAGACATGGATAGTCTCTCTATGTTAAATGATGACTTCCATGTCTCATGGGATCCTAATTCATTGCCGTGATACTTTCTGTTTACACCCTGGCCCCTCCCCAACACTCACATTTCCTTGCTTCAGAGGTACGTGTTGTGGCAGGCAACATTGTAAATGGAAGTGTTCATGCTCACCCTTTAATACTTTAAGACACTGTTTTTCAAGACCTTGTCAAGATTAATTTGACTGAAGCCTGTATTTGCACCATAGACATTTGTGTGTTTAGCCTGAATACTAGCTTGTGATAGTGggatgtatgtttttcttttcttcttctttttaagacATAATCAGTAGTTGAGTTGCTTAAAGTAGTTAAAGAATATTACATTTGTGGAACTTATTTTTGCAGCATGGTTAAAAACTTGTTTATCATAGGTTTTTAACCCCTCCTTGTTACATAGAGGCAGATAGTTCATAATCAGTACAGGAGGGTTCATCATTAGTAGGTTTTAGGAACTACTAACAGAAAAGACTGAATATCCATAAGTTCAAAGAAACATATCCCACCCACGATAAAATTTGCCATTtcatgagagaggggggggggaatatcatGTCAACAGCTCATAGCCAATAAAAAGATATGAACTGTAAATTGAAGAAATAGGGCTACAGTCAGTGCAGTAATCTTAAAAACACAGAACTACCTTATGTAATGTCTGGCAAAACTTCTCTTCCAGATATTTGACTTTGCTCTCACCGACGAGGACAGTGCAATCCTGGACAACATGGCTCAGAAACTGACAATCATGGAACGCAGTACAATACAACACAAAATTGATAATCCTCTACCTGATGGATACAAGTTGAAGATGGTTAAAATACCTGCTGAGCCATAAGCATCAGTATTATGGACTTGAAACTTGAAAGGTTAAATTCTTTTATGTAGTATCCTCATTTATCATAAGAAAATAACTCATTTTCTaacttacataaaatataaagtataatttgcAAATGCATTAAATAATTCAGTGAAGGATACTTTGTGGAACATCACCCAATTGAACCAAATTTAAGATATTAATGTTTcaggatatatttattttttcatggaaAACCATTAATCCATTTCATTATACCACAGTCTATGTCTGTCAAACCCATATAAAAAATATCCAGGCTTTAGTAGTCTTGGTATTTTGAGCCAATTCTACCATGCAGCTCTGTTTGTGCTTACTAAATAATACATGAAAGTATGCACCATTAATACTTATGGTAATGTATTAGCATGACTGTGTGCATGAGTGGTTGTAATGGAAAGTATGATGGTCTGGGTGTGGGTATGgatgtgactgtgtatgtgtgcatgagtgcatgcatgtgtttgttcgtttgtttgttaaaATGCACACACGTGTTTGCCTGTTCTGGGACATTTTGTTGACAAAGGATCATTAACAATTTTTATGTATCTGCTTTATTTGAACATGAGGATATGTAACATATTCTGTAATAATGTTtccagtatatttattttttctcaaacaTTGTGATAGCTAAATTACATAAGCCTAAACAGGTATTTATCTATACTTTGGTTAAAATTTAGGCTGAAGACAAAAGTGTGGGGTGAAATAAGTTAGTGAGAacaacaaaggaataaaaaaaaaaagtttgtcatTTTTCTGACATAGACAAGAGAAAGAactctttacattttattttagcatgttttatgtgatgtatgtataaagCTTTCTTTATTATGCCAACTAATGGTAATAGACAttagataattattgtaataattttaatgGTGAGAAATGTGGTAAGTAGCAAACATTATTTTATTGAATgtgaattttttataataaaatatttatcagtATTCACATGCCTCTTTTAAATTCCCAGATATTATGGTAATAGTTAAaattgagagggaaagaaatgaaaaagaaagaaaaaaagttttttttttcctttcatgacAATGAATATTtggtatatcattataatatctaaGTATAAAGAAAGGCATTTTGATTTTCTTCTGTTTACTGCCAAATTACTTATTTCATCAGTTACCTTATGAACTCTGTGAATCTTGGCACACTGGGAAGAAAGGTTACCTCTTTTATAGGCTGTAACCTAAAAATCGCAGTCATACATCgaataaggttaaaaaaaatttagactaattacaaaatattaccaTACTTCTATTACAGCCAAGCAGTTGATACATATTATGCACAGTTTTCCATACTAAAACAAACCACAGATGAGACTCTACCCTTTAAAGCAGTCATAGTAGAATATAAATTGCAGGGAATTTTCATGATACACAATACTAATTAAGTCTGATGTAGCAGGACATATATTAGGAGACATTAGGTCTATTACTTAATGGATTTTTGTTACTTATGTTGCAATGACTGTAACAAAGATGTAATTCTGTGTTTTTGAGtattgcaataatgacaatatgtaAGGCATGACAGTATTTTGCAACATTAAATGCTTATATATCAAAGTATTCATATATCTCTTGAATATGATGTAAATTATTTAGACAAACATCCTGGCACAGACAGCTCctcaacacgcacacgcacacgcacatgcacacgcacacacatacacacacatacacacacacacacacacacacacacacacacacacacacacacacacacacacacacacacacacacacacacacacacacacacacacacacacacacacacacacacaatgtgtttaGAAATAAAATTACTTAAATATAGTATTCATAAGTTTGATAAAGTTTGATTCATGAAGTACATAAAACAGTGTACTTGTACTATTTGTCTGTAACTCTGCTACTCTGATATGCATTCTCAGGTTCATGATACAAGCtgtttagatcattttttttcaagaaataagaaaatcagTAACATTCCAAAGTGCTAAAGACTTTATTTTTTCTAACAAGAAAAGAACTGAGTTTCAGGGAATCAAGGCAATTGCAGGAAGATGAAGCACTTGCACTCAAATAGTCTAATGACCCGGTACTTCTACCTTTGTCCTTGATCCAAAATGCTCCTTCAGTAGAAATCTCACCAGCTTGTTACCTCTACTGGAAGCAGATCTAGATAAGGCAAGGCATGTACAGCTTTAGCACCATTCATAAAGATAAACTGTAAACCACACTTTGATGCTTCAAACAAATAAATCTTAACACAGTACTATCACATTCCATAAGCTGACTATACAACAGAAGTATAATATCACGACAAGAGCACACAAAGGTTTATCTGTTGAAGTTGTACCCAGGAATATACATCTAATACCCCTGTTCTTCTAAGCAGCATAAAAGCATCATCTGCACTGATGAAACAACTCTGATATCATTAATTCAGTACTAAACATTAAACTCAATAGCACTATGTTAATCCCAAGAGGAAGCTCAAGATACACTTATAACTCGTGCTATTTCAAGGAGGCATCTATACATAATAGTGTGTATTATTTAACCATGTATATCACAAAATAACTTAGTGAACACACAAAATGACTtagtcaacataaaaaaaataaattagattatGAATTCAGGAGGCTAAAGTGTAAACTGGCTCTGCATTTTCAGATTTGCTTTTGCACATTACTTTGACGTTTCTGAACAACGAAAATGACATAGCCTAATATAAGAAACACTAACACTGACAATATTTTCTACTGACCAAGAATTTTTAATGTAAATACATAGACAATTGTACAACTATTTGAAACTAACACTGCTTCTATACTGATGAATACTCATTCATAAATAATACAACCCTAATAAATAAAGCATGTGCATTTATCAAGACATTTCAGagtgaataatatgaatatgaataactaTATGTGAATAATGGATCAGGTTACCTTTTGCCAAATGTTTACCACTGAAATATGGTAAACATATGCCATATTAGAAGCAAGTCAAATCAGCATCAAAATAAAGTCAGTTTCCTAGAAATTATTACTTACAGCCTTCTGAATCCATAATAACAGTCCAAACAGAGACAttagaattaataaatataaagagatacaGTCAGGAGAGTATGCAATCTAATACCTGTTACTTATTTGGATACTATAGATCAGTGGTTCTCAACATACTTTCTTCCTATGAGTAAGAtgaacttttttatataaacacataaagaaaatatttaatttacttTGCTAAAGTTCACATATGGCTAGGACTCTATATCTTGAACAACAATTATCACAACTCTGCATGATTCCCCAACGTTTACCTGACTACAAACCTAGTATTCTGAGAACTATTATGTATGTAAGTTTCCCCCTGTTACTGGAAACTTACACACCTTCTGTTGAGAATCACTGTCTCTGATGATCCAAAGGTTGTTCAACACATTATATAAGAGCATCACTCTGAGTCTTAATCTTAACCCTTTGTGCTGAGATGGCATGAAACACATTCCATGTTTATTGTGATTTTGACTTATTaattgtgtttacatatagatggctccacatgtactTAATCACTTAGGAGTCAGTTACAGCCGTATTTAACctgttcacccttttcccctgatttttgggaataatattttttacaattaataatatcTTAACATCATAATCAAAATGTCAttaataaaaatagcagtaaaaataTTATCAGCATCTGGAAGAAACATTTTTCACAAATATTCAATTCAAGGGAAATCTGGTGAGTTCACCATTAGGCCTACTAATTGACCCCTTGGTGGCTGAgctcttgtggagccatctgtgtgcaacaaaattcacaaaatatgTGCCAtgtgtacgcaaacacacacacacacatacatacatacaaagaaataaaaaagacatcTGTGGTGATAAAATTGTTTTGTTAAATGAAACAGTCCCTAGTAGATCTCTGCAAGCAAGTAAATAAATTAGCTGATATCACAAGAGTAAGAAAGGCTGTACAGACTTAACTATGTTTTGCTGTACTAGAGTACAAACTAGATAGAGCCCTTAGGAAAAATGAAGGAACTAACTATCAGcaaacatcaacaataaaagaAGTTCTAAGGCAAAAAGCTGTTACAAGCTTTATATTAAAGCTATATCTTCTCTAATAACCTGTGAAAGCAAAAATGAGGTGTTTGGAAGCAAAGGGGTGAACCCATCAAATCCGACTTATTGAGAAAACGTTTCAGAGACCagaattcaaaatataatattttctcttACATAACTGCAATCTGTTACACAAATGAATACgagtataaatatgtacaatgtTACTGAAGAAGTTAAACTTTGATTGTAATTTCTTAGAAAATACTTTTGGTGAATTAGCCCCATTACTTACAAATGCATAATTAAACACTGAACTTCCTAGGAAtcttattatgtacatatattataaccagTTGTATTTCACAGACCATAATATCCAATAAATAATAACTGAATTATAATGACATtctaatgaattaataaatagctACAGATACTGATACAGTATCATGTAATTATGGAATTCAGTCCATTGAAGGAATGAATCTCTCAGTATAACACTAGATGTACTGACATGAAGTAAGACACTGTTATTGTCAATAACAAATACCTAAGTAACAAAAAGTAATGCCTTTAAAAAATGCATCTTTAGCAAATGCTGACTATACTAGTAGCCTGTCCCTCATTTGTACTCAACATTTATTCTCTTATAATATCCTAAACATTCTCTGGTTGCTGACTTATCACATTAATTATGCTTTAGTCAAAAAACCCTCCATTCTCCCATTCATTTTAATACCTGAATTCTATCTTGCACTAATACTTCtttcagaaatataaaaaatggtcTACAGGGTGGACAATAATCCTCAAATACTCACTACATTCTTTGCTTTACCTTCAGTACCTTAAACTATACAGTCAGAGTATTATAGTCTTTTTTGAAAGCCACATTACAGCCAATTAATTACTATTTTAACTATACTACTTTTATAGGAGTAATTTTGTGTATAAGTCATATCCCAAGAAGAAGGTATACTccagtttgtttatttgtttttgagcAAAAGTAGTGCAAATAAATGGTACTGAATAACGGTACTGTATGTTACATATACCAGCTTATGAAAATATAAGAGGTAATtccaatataatatctataatgaaatagtaatatctataatgaAAACTACTCTTGAATATAAAGTTTGAAAATGAGTCtttaaataaaagaacaaaaaaatgtaaagaaaagaaatcatgAAAGCACATTCACAACTTGATCAAGGAGATTTGAAGGATGATTTTCTGTATCAGAGAATCCCTTGATTGTGTCGAGCCGTTCGTCATCCAGCAGCTGTTCCAAACACCACTGGATTTTCTTCAAGTCATATAAGATGTGATTCTTGCCATTCTCCCAAATCCCAAAGCTTAGATGTGTTTTCTTGcctgaaaaaaaagatggatagttagcaaaagggaaagaaaagagagagattgagtgagaatgagagagaaagaagagaagagaagagatgagaagagaggggagtgagtgagggagagaaggagggaggaataaagggagggaaggagggaggaataaagggagggaaggaggaagggaggcagggaaggaggaagggaggcagggaaggagagagagaaagagaaagagagagaaagagagagagagagagaaagagagagaaagagagagaaagagagaaagagagaaagagagaaagagagagagagaaagagagaaagagagaaagagagaaaaagagagagagagagagggagagagagagagagagagagagagagagagagagagagagagagagagagagagagagagagagagagagagagagagagaacagacaaataTGCATGACCTACCAGTGAGAGTCTCGATCCTTCTTCTGGCAATAGTTTGAAGAAAAGTATAGAATTCATGGTAATCCATGCCATGTGTGGCATGTAGGAGAAGCTGGCACTGCCCTGTCCAATCATCCATGTCACTGCAGTCCCTTATAGCATACTCCACCTTCAAACACAAAATCAAGCTGAGTTCATTTATAACAGAACTGTATTTATCATACGACTCACACTGAatcaattattatttcttatgaaAATCTTGTGGCTAGTTGTTATAGTTAATAGAACAGACATTAATCAAAGCTAATATGAGAAGCTGAATATTCTtgcaacaaaaatattattattggtattctcACCTGTTGTAGAGACTCTACCAAAAAGTACCAAGCTCGGTGGAGATTGGTTCCATTGAGCCAATTGTGGTTGATTGATATTGTATCTTCCTGTAAGAATATAAAAGACTATCAATAAATCATCTTCTTCACATAAATGGAGTTTAAAGTGATTCTTTCTGAATCAGAATCTAGCTGTAACTTCTTAAACTTAATTGAGACTTACACCTGGTTGTctccatataaaattaaatgcttatatatatatatatatatatatatatatatatatatatatatatatatatatatatatatatatatatatatatatatatatatatatatatatatgcaaaaatctgTATTCTATTTCAAAAGGTAGTCAAAAAAGTCAATCTTCTTACCAAATTCCACACTTGGTGGTGCCAACAAGAGGGCACAAAGATCGTTTCTCCTTGTTCCTGGATAACCTCTATCCGGCCCTTGGCTGAAGCTGCATTTGGGTATTTTCTAATATCTCTGTGATGAAGACATTCCAAGTAATGCAACAGGGGGTGCTTTATCTTTGGCAAAAGGGATGAGGACTTCTAAGGCAaggcaaagaaagagatgaagagtaaGGGTCAGACTCAGGGATAAAGAGTCACAGATGGAAAatcagaggaaaataaagagaaaataagaatttaGATCACTGATACTATGAGTGCATATATACTAGCTATGATTTTATTTAACATTAattttgtatacatgtacatggcTCTAGAAGGGCTAAGTCATCATGAAGTTAAATAGTAGGCTTACTTGACCTATCctattcctaatttttttttaaagaatttttttttactttcatcacagttgttattgttaaatcataataatgattaatgttaaaataacattaattattactgaaacagaaggaaaaacttTGGATTGTGGAACTATCTGTGTAGAGACAAAATTGACAAAACAAACTATAGTGGACGTGGGCATGTACCCCTCACTAATGAgttaaaagagaaaatggggtAGTGAATTGGACGGAAAAGAAAGATGCagtcaaaattatattatatatatatcaaatggaaTGCCAGAAGGAAATATTTCTTGTCATAATAAAGTTTAAAATCTGGAGAACTTTTGTTTAAAAGAATTATCTGCAAATAATCACCCTGAAACTAAAATATGAAGACAAATGGTTGTTCTTTTCATGTAATTTTCTATATTGAGAACACTTAATATAAAGTATCATTTAGCTAATAATCCATACTTTAAATCAGGAGAATCAACATCATATACAGGAGTGCCAAATGGGTCACGTAGAAACTGGTCCTCACCAGGGGGGTAAAATACCCAACGTTTTCGTCCACACACATTAGCAGACCAGCTGTATGATCGAAATACGTCTGCATGGAAGGGTGTCCTGCAACCATTTGATAATTTTCAGGTAATCATTTAGTTAATCTAAATCTAGTTGGGAtaatttttagagaaaaaaatctatcatcaCGGAATTTACTACAGCTGCAAAATAGTAACAGGTTCCAAATCTTGTAAAGTATTGCTGGTAGCTGTTACTTACCAACTTCCTTTGGGTCCCATGTATACAAATTGGTAGTCATCATGAATATCACTACGTACATGCCAGAACTCATTTAACCAATCTGATGCAAAATACTGAAGTGTAGAGTAAGCTTTGTAAGCAGGGAAGTCCCGAACAAAGTGCCAATCCTGTGAGGTGATGAAAAGGAATAAATCAGGTATCACCAGTAGAGATAAACTGCTTCTTGTTACAgaatatattaccatataaaactaataagttggaacaatgtttaaaaatcaatatatatagaatagttatATGCATAAAGCATTTTCATAAAGAACatatgaaaatagagaaagacattAAACTGTATCAAAATTATAGTAAGCTActaatataatcatttatatacatatgaacaaaaAATGGCAACACTACATACGCACTGTTTATGAATTATTGAAATATTCAACAGTATTTTAACCACACTAATAGCTTAGAATGAATGTTGGAGTATAACCCTTTGTGTCATCTATTATGCAGGTTGTGGCAACATATTTTTCTGGTGCCTGAACATGAAATAATGCATGAAATTATACAGTGTGTCTGTAATGGATGACTTTATATCTTAATGGTATATTGTAAACCAAAAATAGGATATAAAAACAGGGATACTCCATATACTCTGTAACTTTAGTCTCAAAAATGGATAATCCTTGCAAATGCAGCCTTATTTACCTTCAGGTAAAGACAACTCTTCTTCCCCAAACAAGGATCCCTAAGGCTGTGCCAGTAATCTATGTAGTCTCTTAATTTGTAAGTTTTCTTTTCTTGAGAATCATAATGCTTTTGATCACAGTCAGCAACAGGAACTTCACCATCACCTATAACACatattgaaaaaatatcataaatacaaGTACAGGTACAGCAAACCTTACTTACTAAAACTAACTACTGAAGCCTGTTATCTTTGATATCTTCATGATTAACTGAACTGTATACTAAGTCACACATATCTAGTAGTATGCTAGTCTTAAACAATCTGAATACAaaccatgtataaatatatgcattttatctacctatctgaaaAGTCACttacattatcatatttgtttggCAAATGTGCATAAATATAGTTCATTATGGTAATTACTAATAAGGGtatgaatgacaatgaataatGTTGCAAAGCAAGTTGTTACTAAACATTCTAATGTAGAGTAAAACTAGGCAAAGgcaatttatgttttataaagaatatatatagaatagttgcTTTACCAGAAAACAGTGAAAGAGTAGGGAGAGGGTCAGTATTCATATTTTAACAAATAAGCAAACTAGCACTCTAAATACCTCTTTCCATGTATAAGTGGAAGGAGGGGTGAAAATTTAAGATAACAGATCCTTTCTAAATATGATTAATTCATATGCTTGTAGGACTTGAAACAAAAACTAGTCTTTAAAATATTCTGATATCATGAACCGAACGTGAATGCTGACCACTGTCACCAGAAATTAGATTGatgtatacattaaataaaaagaCTGGGTATAGaatgtaaagataaatatatgaaaaaaaacaggagttgacagaaataaatgaaaaaaattcgcACCGAAATGGTTTCTTAAGAACTCCACATTGGGAGTGTTCGAGGGTGTGACCCAGTCCTCTCTCGCTAGCCATTCCTGTGTGAAGCTGCTGGAGAAAACACATGGTCGATTTTTCTCTAAAAACTCCCTGAAGAACTCGTCGTACGACAGAGGTTCGGAGATGCGAGGAAAAGACGCAAGAGGTTCCTGTGGGTCATCGTGGTTAATAGGATCACAGCTGCTGAGTTCGATCATCTGgcgaatgtaaacaaacagacgACATGCCTTTTGTCTTGCTAAAAAGACCGATCAATCTTATTTCGTAATATAATCGCAGCGTATCTGAGAATCGTTTCTATGATCACATGTTATTATGTATTGAAATCTAATATGAAACACAGTCCATTAATAATTTAACATATAACGGTTGTTGGGTTGAATCCATATACTTCTATTAAAACAATGTTCAAATGCTAATTATAGGTTGTAATTAACGtcccagaaaaaataatgatgttggtCAAGACATAGAATACTATGTAGGTTATATACAAGATATGGGTGGAAGGAAGACTCATGCGGAAGTAATACAAAAGACTGCAAAATTAATTAAGATGTTTGCTCGAGCGAGTGGGAGCGGTGAGAGTTGAGcgaatggagtgagagagagagagagagag encodes the following:
- the LOC119575043 gene encoding uncharacterized oxidoreductase ZK1290.5-like isoform X5; protein product: MFFLPAGEQQVSRRVSEPLTPSSSHFRQLYLSVMADVYTNPDKHVVLHNNVKMPILGLGTSHNGGYSHSAVVYALKDCGYRHIDTAKRYGCEAYIAKAVKESEVPRDEIFLATKCWPTDYGTIATRNAFNGSCERLGSDYIDLYLLHWPDVPSSVSDRNRLLQETWRTLEVLLDEERVRAIGVSNFLERHLDVILEECSVVPHINQCEFHPFNNPKQLREYCAERKIQFEGYSPLAKGYALADSTVKAIAKLHRRSPSQVLLRWSLQSRVPAIPKSTKVQRVMENAQIFDFALTDEDSAILDNMAQKLTIMERSTIQHKIDNPLPDGYKLKMVKIPAEP
- the LOC119575043 gene encoding uncharacterized oxidoreductase ZK1290.5-like isoform X3, whose protein sequence is MRERERRVWISWCSWVMSVMADVYTNPDKHVVLHNNVKMPILGLGTSHNGGYSHSAVVYALKDCGYRHIDTAKRYGCEAYIAKAVKESEVPRDEIFLATKCWPTDYGTIATRNAFNGSCERLGSDYIDLYLLHWPDVPSSVSDRNRLLQETWRTLEVLLDEERVRAIGVSNFLERHLDVILEECSVVPHINQCEFHPFNNPKQLREYCAERKIQFEGYSPLAKGYALADSTVKAIAKLHRRSPSQVLLRWSLQSRVPAIPKSTKVQRVMENAQGYCPLGNGQILADPKIKEIAERHNRSPAQVLIRWNLHNRVVCIPKSTREHRVKENSEIFDFALTDEDSAILDNMAQKLTIMERSTIQHKIDNPLPDGYKLKMVKIPAEP
- the LOC119575043 gene encoding uncharacterized oxidoreductase ZK1290.5-like isoform X6 codes for the protein MVEKGLFFAPKCACIQQTMFFLPAGEQQVSRRVSEPLTPSSSHFRQLYLSVMADVYTNPDKHVVLHNNVKMPILGLGTSHNGGYSHSAVVYALKDCGYRHIDTAKRYGCEAYIAKAVKESEVPRDEIFLATKCWPTDYGTIATRNAFNGSCERLGSDYIDLYLLHWPDVPSSVSDRNRLLQETWRTLEVLLDEERVRAIGVSNFLERHLDVILEECSVVPHINQCEFHPFNNPKQLREYCAERKIQFEGYCPLGNGQILADPKIKEIAERHNRSPAQVLIRWNLHNRVVCIPKSTREHRVKENSEIFDFALTDEDSAILDNMAQKLTIMERSTIQHKIDNPLPDGYKLKMVKIPAEP